The following proteins come from a genomic window of candidate division WOR-3 bacterium:
- a CDS encoding lysine exporter LysO family protein: protein MTSIFFFFFFLFGILTGKFFSFTELQKFDYKTYVLYILLFFVGIQIGSEKRVSEIFKNINFKYLLFPFISLLGTIFFSFFVFLIFRFPIKEGITIVSGMGYYSLSSILVSEIKGEFFGIITLMTNLLREIETIIFAPFLIRIFGKSSLIASGGATTVDTTLPVIIKWGGKEYLLLSIINGFLLSLFVPIFIIFILSIK, encoded by the coding sequence GTGACATCAATTTTTTTCTTTTTTTTCTTCCTTTTCGGTATTTTAACAGGTAAATTTTTCTCATTTACTGAATTGCAAAAGTTTGACTATAAAACCTATGTTCTTTATATTCTTCTTTTTTTTGTTGGAATTCAAATTGGTAGTGAAAAAAGAGTTTCAGAAATTTTTAAAAATATAAATTTTAAATATCTGTTATTTCCCTTTATTTCACTTCTGGGGACAATCTTCTTTTCTTTTTTTGTTTTTTTAATATTTAGATTTCCAATAAAAGAGGGGATAACCATTGTGTCAGGAATGGGTTATTACAGTCTATCAAGTATTCTTGTTTCAGAAATAAAAGGTGAGTTTTTTGGGATTATAACATTAATGACTAACCTTTTAAGAGAAATTGAAACAATTATTTTTGCTCCTTTCCTTATAAGGATTTTTGGTAAAAGCTCTTTAATTGCATCAGGTGGTGCTACAACAGTTGATACCACTCTTCCTGTTATAATAAAGTGGGGTGGTAAAGAATATCTTTTGCTATCAATTATAAATGGTTTTTTACTTTCCTTATTTGTTCCAATTTTTATAATTTTTATTTTATCTATAAAATGA
- a CDS encoding Na+/H+ antiporter NhaC family protein, with translation MKFLKNYFFHFFVFFLFLFLKIFFKIDGEREFLSVLPPFLAIILTLISRKLLMSLFLSVIIGGMLFRDTEFFLIKSLSFITNSLFNITNIEILLFVVFIMSMISVITASGGFSSLVNYLIRFAKTKKRAQFITFLLGLIVFIDDYANTMVVGTSARPITDKFKISREKLAFLVDATSAPVAGIALISTWIGYEVGLFSEFAKSVGILKDGYSIFLDVFKYRFYCLFMIIFILILTLKGKDFGPMKKAEERAEKEGKLLNDGAVPLSSKGFERIREDESARSSLMTFIIPVFILFLTLLSGLWLDGKGLFYLRENIFNFFNPYVWLKVITNAENNIFVLLVSSFFGLISALLISKINSGLSFKKNFYYSVKGAFSSYLPITILVLAWSLKNVCLELKTAEYLINIFKGIISPKIFPALTFLVSCLTSFATGTSWGTMAIIIPIAGPVAFALDGNVYGITTIMTLASILDGAIFGDHCSPISDTTIMSSIFSSCDHIDHVRTQLPYSVFVASFAFIFGYLLTPLGISPILIFLLVFILFLIFFLYI, from the coding sequence ATGAAATTTTTAAAAAATTACTTTTTTCATTTTTTTGTTTTTTTCCTTTTTCTTTTTTTAAAAATTTTTTTCAAAATAGATGGAGAGAGGGAATTTTTAAGTGTTTTACCCCCTTTTTTGGCAATTATACTTACTCTTATTTCAAGAAAACTTTTAATGAGTTTATTTTTATCAGTTATTATTGGTGGTATGCTTTTTAGAGATACGGAATTTTTTTTAATAAAATCTTTAAGTTTTATAACAAATTCTCTCTTTAATATTACAAATATTGAAATTCTCCTTTTTGTTGTTTTTATTATGTCAATGATCAGTGTTATAACAGCTTCAGGTGGATTTAGCTCTCTTGTTAATTATTTGATAAGATTTGCAAAGACAAAAAAAAGGGCTCAATTTATTACATTTCTTCTTGGACTTATTGTCTTTATTGATGATTATGCAAATACAATGGTTGTTGGAACTTCTGCAAGACCTATAACAGATAAATTTAAAATTTCAAGGGAAAAACTTGCTTTTTTAGTTGATGCCACATCTGCTCCTGTTGCAGGGATTGCCCTTATAAGCACATGGATTGGATATGAAGTGGGATTATTTTCTGAATTTGCAAAAAGTGTGGGAATTTTAAAGGACGGTTATTCAATATTTCTTGATGTATTTAAATATAGATTTTACTGTCTTTTCATGATAATTTTTATTTTAATTTTGACTTTAAAAGGGAAAGATTTCGGTCCAATGAAAAAAGCAGAGGAGAGGGCAGAAAAAGAAGGAAAACTTTTGAATGATGGAGCTGTTCCTCTTTCTTCTAAAGGTTTTGAAAGAATAAGGGAGGATGAAAGTGCAAGGTCTTCTTTAATGACCTTTATAATTCCTGTTTTCATTTTATTTTTAACCCTTCTTTCCGGGTTATGGCTTGATGGTAAAGGTTTATTTTATTTAAGGGAAAATATTTTTAATTTTTTTAATCCCTATGTATGGCTTAAAGTTATAACTAATGCAGAAAACAATATATTTGTTTTATTAGTTAGCTCTTTCTTTGGGTTAATAAGTGCTTTATTAATTTCAAAAATAAATAGTGGTTTGAGTTTTAAAAAAAATTTTTATTATTCAGTAAAGGGTGCTTTTTCTTCCTATTTACCCATTACAATTTTAGTTCTTGCCTGGTCTCTTAAAAATGTCTGTCTTGAATTAAAAACTGCAGAGTATCTCATAAATATTTTTAAAGGAATTATTTCTCCTAAAATTTTTCCTGCTCTTACATTTTTAGTTTCATGTCTTACTTCTTTTGCAACAGGAACAAGCTGGGGAACAATGGCAATAATTATTCCCATAGCAGGACCTGTTGCCTTTGCTCTTGATGGAAATGTCTATGGAATTACAACGATTATGACTCTTGCCTCTATCCTTGATGGTGCAATTTTTGGAGATCATTGTTCACCAATATCAGATACAACTATAATGAGTTCAATTTTTTCTTCCTGTGATCACATCGATCATGTTAGAACCCAATTGCCTTACAGTGTTTTTGTTGCATCTTTTGCCTTTATATTCGGTTATTTATTAACTCCCCTTGGAATATCTCCGATTTTAATATTTCTTTTAGTTTTTATCCTTTTTTTAATAT